In the Deltaproteobacteria bacterium genome, one interval contains:
- a CDS encoding methylenetetrahydrofolate reductase C-terminal domain-containing protein: MIVAERKPFAEIRDMVKHFRKVLNVGCGGCTSICLSGGQREVDLLNEELKKAFEPDHISPQIDGFTIERQCNADFYFLLDERIKSSEAIISMACGAGVQFIADRYPEKPVFPALNTMFVGVDRDLGWFEESCRNCGECVLGETGGICPVTRCAKSLFNGPCGGTSREGKCEVSKDTPCAWFEIHKRLKQQNRLENILRIKPAREWRNQTQGTLVQEAYKERYTK; encoded by the coding sequence ATGATCGTTGCGGAAAGAAAGCCTTTTGCCGAAATCAGGGATATGGTAAAACACTTCAGGAAAGTTTTGAATGTCGGTTGTGGGGGTTGTACTTCCATTTGTCTTTCAGGGGGTCAAAGGGAAGTTGATCTCTTAAATGAAGAACTGAAAAAAGCTTTTGAACCGGACCATATTTCACCCCAGATAGATGGCTTTACGATTGAGAGACAATGCAATGCCGATTTTTATTTCCTGCTGGATGAGAGGATAAAATCCTCTGAGGCTATCATCTCGATGGCTTGTGGCGCCGGGGTCCAGTTCATCGCGGACCGCTATCCTGAAAAACCTGTCTTTCCGGCTTTAAACACCATGTTTGTCGGAGTGGATCGAGATCTCGGATGGTTTGAGGAGAGTTGCCGAAACTGTGGAGAATGTGTGCTTGGAGAAACAGGAGGAATTTGCCCTGTAACAAGATGCGCCAAGAGTCTTTTCAACGGACCATGCGGAGGAACATCTCGTGAAGGTAAATGTGAAGTGAGCAAAGACACCCCTTGTGCCTGGTTTGAGATTCATAAACGTCTAAAGCAACAGAACAGGTTGGAAAACATTCTCAGGATAAAACCTGCCAGGGAATGGCGAAATCAAACTCAGGGAACTCTGGTTCAGGAAGCTTATAAGGAAAGATATACCAAATGA
- a CDS encoding cytochrome c3 family protein, giving the protein MKWKCVMILMITLAAMIALTGSVLMAQQDKMVLDSSNTFKNKGRPVVTFPHNQHIEAGLDCKACHHLYQKGKNVLDESKLEAGNADIRCSNCHGSKLRLNLQQAFHDQCIGCHAGYHQKEKKKTGPRYCGECHIRR; this is encoded by the coding sequence ATGAAATGGAAATGCGTCATGATTCTGATGATCACGTTGGCGGCCATGATCGCTTTAACCGGATCCGTCCTCATGGCGCAGCAGGACAAGATGGTATTAGATTCTTCGAATACCTTTAAGAATAAAGGACGTCCGGTAGTGACGTTTCCCCATAACCAGCACATCGAGGCCGGACTGGACTGTAAAGCGTGTCATCATCTTTATCAAAAGGGGAAAAATGTTCTCGACGAAAGTAAACTGGAGGCGGGAAATGCGGATATCCGTTGTTCAAATTGCCATGGTTCAAAGTTGCGCCTCAATTTGCAGCAGGCCTTTCACGACCAGTGTATCGGTTGCCACGCAGGGTACCACCAGAAGGAAAAGAAAAAAACAGGTCCCCGGTATTGTGGGGAGTGCCATATCCGGAGATAA
- a CDS encoding 4Fe-4S dicluster domain-containing protein — translation MKRYLSFCSHCSLCAESCFLYRAHNKDPQYMPSYKVIQSLGKLYKKRGEVDRRFLIEIKGIVWRNCVLCSRCYCPIGINIPSMIAFTRSICRSQDVYPQIDEVSSESWL, via the coding sequence ATGAAACGATATCTGTCTTTTTGCTCCCATTGCAGCCTTTGTGCGGAAAGCTGTTTCTTATATAGGGCTCATAACAAAGATCCCCAATACATGCCCTCTTACAAAGTCATTCAATCTTTAGGAAAACTATATAAAAAGCGGGGTGAAGTGGATCGCCGATTTTTGATAGAGATCAAGGGGATCGTGTGGAGAAACTGTGTCCTCTGTAGCCGTTGTTATTGCCCAATCGGCATTAACATTCCGAGTATGATCGCTTTTACCCGTAGCATCTGCCGATCTCAGGATGTGTACCCTCAGATAGATGAGGTCTCTTCGGAAAGCTGGTTGTAG
- a CDS encoding methylenetetrahydrofolate reductase produces the protein MKSGSRLERVLEAGHFAFTSELGPPQGANVEAIRKKAGYLKGITDMVNITDNQTAVVRMASWAAALIAIQEGLEPNYQMVCRDRNRIAMQSDILGAYAHGIRNMLCLSGDHQQFGNHPFTKGVFDIDSIQLVQMVKRMRDDKKFLNGDDIDGAPQLFIGAAANPFAEPFEWRVHRLAKKISAGADFIQTQCIYDMKLFREWMKQASDMGLTEKVHILAGVTPLKSVGMARYMANNVSGITIPDDIIDRMAKAPKGAGAEEGIKICLEQIEEMKQIKGLHGIHLMAIEWEHRVPEIAERAKLLPRPQV, from the coding sequence ATGAAGTCAGGAAGCCGTCTTGAAAGAGTTCTCGAAGCTGGACATTTTGCTTTCACTTCTGAACTCGGCCCGCCCCAGGGGGCCAATGTGGAGGCGATCCGAAAGAAAGCCGGTTACCTAAAAGGGATCACCGATATGGTGAACATCACAGATAACCAAACTGCTGTCGTGCGAATGGCAAGTTGGGCGGCGGCTTTAATTGCCATTCAGGAAGGGTTGGAACCGAACTATCAGATGGTCTGTCGGGACCGCAACCGTATCGCCATGCAGAGCGATATCCTGGGCGCCTATGCTCATGGTATCCGGAATATGCTCTGTCTATCAGGCGACCACCAGCAATTTGGCAACCATCCTTTTACCAAAGGGGTCTTCGACATTGATTCCATCCAACTTGTCCAAATGGTAAAGAGGATGCGGGATGACAAAAAATTTCTTAACGGCGATGATATTGATGGGGCGCCTCAGCTCTTCATCGGCGCTGCTGCCAATCCCTTTGCTGAACCTTTTGAATGGCGGGTCCATCGTTTGGCAAAAAAAATAAGCGCGGGGGCAGACTTTATCCAGACTCAATGCATTTATGACATGAAACTGTTCCGGGAATGGATGAAACAGGCCAGCGATATGGGACTGACCGAAAAGGTGCACATTCTGGCGGGAGTGACCCCTCTTAAATCAGTCGGTATGGCCCGATACATGGCAAATAATGTCTCCGGCATTACTATCCCTGATGATATCATAGACCGGATGGCAAAAGCGCCCAAGGGCGCCGGCGCCGAAGAAGGAATTAAAATCTGCCTTGAGCAGATTGAGGAGATGAAGCAAATTAAGGGATTACATGGGATTCATCTGATGGCCATTGAATGGGAACATCGGGTGCCGGAAATCGCTGAACGGGCCAAGCTCCTTCCCAGACCTCAAGTTTAG